Sequence from the bacterium genome:
CGTTTGAGTTCAACCGCACGGTCTGCGACATTCGTGTCTACCGGCACCACGGTGAATCCGGACAGCAGCGACCGTATCCGTGTCTCGTCGTTTCGCGTCAGTCGAGGAAACCCAAGCAGCTCGACCACAGTGATGATGGAGACAACCGGGCGCACAGCGCCAAGCTCGATCTGCCGGAACACCTGGTCCATCTGCGGCGCGCCCTGGAAGTAGTATATGAGGCTGTTTGTGTCGAGCAGGTAGGTCAATCTGATTCCATGGTCAGTTCCACTCGCCACGGACTTCGCGTTGGTACGCGAGCGGGTCGAGCTTGCGCCGTTTCCACATGCCCCGCACGGCACGCAGCGCCAGCCGTTGACCCGCCTGACGCCGGCCGTGGGGCGACGGCATCGCACGCAGCAGCCGTGCCGGAAATCTTATGGTCACGGTGCCATTCCGTACGGAAACCTCGACGGCAGGATCAGTCATGGTTGAATTCTACGCTACCATCGCAGAGAGTCAAACGACGCCCCGCCCGCAGATCATCACGCGTCGTCTGCGTAGCGGATTCCCGCCTTCCTGATGTCCTCCTCGCTGATGACCCGCGCTTCCTTCCAGAGACCACGTAACTCGGTGAACGGCCGTTTCCGTCCGCGCGACACGTGCTTCTTGAGG
This genomic interval carries:
- a CDS encoding type II toxin-antitoxin system VapC family toxin; translation: MTYLLDTNSLIYYFQGAPQMDQVFRQIELGAVRPVVSIITVVELLGFPRLTRNDETRIRSLLSGFTVVPVDTNVADRAVELKRRHGVKTPDAIIAATALLEGACLVTRDQALLDRVPEVKSLNPFVSR